The Thermoflexus sp. region CCGGATAATGCACGGCCTCCACCGCGGGGTGCCGCGTGAGGAAGGCGGCGACCCGCATCGCGTTCTCGGAGTGCGCTCGCATTCGATAAGGCAATGTGCGCAGGCCGCGCAGGATCAACCAGCTCTCGAAGGGCGACAGAACCGCGCCGCCGGTGATCTGGATCTCCCGCAGGCGTCGCGCGAAATCGCTGTCTTCTTTCAGCACCACGACCCCGCCCATCGCATCGCCGTGCCCCCCCAGGTATTTGGTGGCCGAGTGCACCACGCCATCTGCTCCAAGGGCCAGGGGGCGCTGGAGGACCGGGGTGGCCAGGGTGTTATCGCAGATGCAGAGGGCGCCGACCGCATGGGCCATGGCGGCCACCCGGGCGATGTCGGTGATGCGCAGCATGGGGTTGGATGGCGTTTCCACCCAGATCATACGGGTATTCGACCGGATGGCGGCTTCTACAGCGAGGGGATCTGTCAGATCCACAAACGAGAGGGAAATCCCCCAGCCGGTGGCGATCTCCCGGAACAGGCGGGCGAGGCCGTGATAGAGATCCCGAGGGGCGATCACATGATCCCCCGGCGAGAGGGTTTGCAGAACCGCAAAGGCCGCTGCGGAGCCGGAGGCGAAAGCCACCGCCACCGCGCCCCCTTCCAGGGCGGCCATGGCCTCCTCCAGGGCCTCGCGGTTGGGATTCCCATGACGGGTGTAGATGTAGCCGCGGGGATAGCTTCCATCGGCCGCCCGCTCGAAGGTGGTGGAAAGATACAGCGGCGGCGCGATCGCCCCGGTGGCTGGATCAGGGCGAGCGCCCGCATGGATCGCCAGGGTCTCCAGACGCATACCTGTGCTCCGGGTTCCGGTTTCCCATCGGTGGGAGAGGCGGCGGAGAAAACCGCCTGCTACACGCACCCCTCTGACCCCGGGCTACAGCAGGTTGCGCTCGCTCTACAGCATCCCGCTCAGGCCCATCTGGCCGGCGAGGGCATTCAGCCGTTCCGCCGCGTAGGTCTGGGACTGCTCGATCGCCTGATTGATGGCGGCCACCAGCAGATCCTGCAGCATCTCGATGTCTCCGGAGGAGAGAAGCGCCGGATCGATCGCGATGGAACGGACGCGCTGATCCCCCGTGATGACCACCGTGATCGCCCCGCCGCCGGCGGTCACGGTCAGCGTCTCCTGAGCGAGCGCCTCCTTGGTCTTTACCATCTCCTCCTGAAGCCGCTGGATCTGCTGGAGGAGTTGCATTGGATTGCTGGGCAAACGTCCCTTCGCCATGGGGGGACTCCTGAAGTCCGGGATGGATTAGAGGCCGGTTTCGCCCCTCATTCCTCCTCGACCTGCGCCCCGAGGTCTTCCACCGCCCGTCGGATCAGCGGATCCTCGAGGGCAGGGCGACTCCGACGGGTTTTCCGCGCCACAATGTTTTGAATGACTACAGGGAACCCGAACGTGTGGCTCAGGATATCTTCCACCAGGGCCTGGGCCCTGGTCCGGGGGTCCTGGAATTTGTCCCGCAACAGTTCGGAGGGCCAGGCCAGAATCACCGTGTTCCCTTCCACGCCGTGCAGGGCGCACGATTTCAGCAGCGCTTCGGTAGGCAGGCTTTGGGCTCGAACCGCCTTCAGGATGCTGGCCCAGCGCTCCCGCAGGGCCTCCAGGGTCAGAGTCCCGGCTCCCGCTCCGGCTGCCGGAGCGGTGGAGGAGGGCGGCGGAGATGATGGTCCGGCGGCCGGAACGGAGGGAGCCGGCGCAGGGGCTGGAGCGGGAGCCACCCGGGCAGCCCGGGCTTGCTGACATGCCAACGTCGCCTCGATGAAGGCCAGCTCCAGGGCCAGCTGGGGCGGCCACGCCGTGCGCATGTCCGAGGCCGCCCCGGTGAACAAACGGATGAGACGGGGGAGGGCCTCCGGGGGTAACGCATGGGCATGCCGCTGCGCCGCCGCCACCTGCTCGGCGGGGAGATCCAGAGCCCCGGTATTTCCCCACTGGATCCACATCACCGCCCGTAGATGTTCCACCAGCTGACGGGCCAGCTGCTGCGGGTGGGCGCCTTCCTCCACCGCCCGGGCGATCAGCATCAAACCCCGGGCCGTCTCGTTCTCCCCCAAGGCCTCCACAATCTGCCCAACCAGATCCCAGCGTCCGGCTCCCAGGGCGCGCTGGACCCGTTCCACGGTAATCGGCTCCTCGTCAGCCGCCAGCTGGTCCAGCAAGGTGACCGCGTCCCGAAGGCTGCCGGTGGCCTGGCGGGCGATCCAGGTCAGGGCGTCCGCTTCCGCCCTCAGCCCCTCGGTGGCCACAATCTCCTCCAGGCGCCCGGCGATCTCCGCGGTGCTCAGCCGGCGGAAATCGAACCGCTGGCAGCGCGAGAGGATCGTGGCCGGGATCCGGTGGGGTTCCGTCGTCGCCAGGACGAAGATCACATGCGGCGGGGGCTCCTCCAGGGTCTTAAGGAGAGCGTTAAACGCCTCGGTGGTGAGCATGTGGGCCTCGTCGATGACGTAAACTTTGTAGCGGGCCTCGCTGGGGGAGAACCGAACCCGTTCCCGGAGATCCCGGATCTCATCGATGCCCCGATTGGAGGCGGCGTCGATCTCAATGAGGTCGATGAGACGGCCCTCGTTAACGGCCTGGCAGATCCGGCAGCGATCGCAGGGGCGCTCCTCAACGGACTCGGCCAGGCAATTCACCGCCTTGGCCAGGAGGCGTGCCGTGGTCGTCTTGCCGGTCCCTCGTGGACCGGCAAAGAGATAGGCGTGAGCGATGCGGCCCAGGCGCAGGGCGTTGCGCAGAGTGCGGGTCACATGCTCCTGGCCGACCACCTCTTCGAAGCGTCGGGGGCGCCACTTGCGATAGAGGGCGAACGGCATCGGCGGTCACACTCCGGAGTCCTCCCGGTCTGGCCGGGATTATAGCCGAGGCCCCCGAAATGGGCAATGATCCGGCGCAGGGAAGGGATCGAATCCGGACATCCCCGGGGGACGGCCGCTGCGGGATGCAAGCCTGGCGGATGTCCTGAGAGCACGGGGAAGACCTGGCCATCGCAACC contains the following coding sequences:
- a CDS encoding trans-sulfuration enzyme family protein, which encodes MRLETLAIHAGARPDPATGAIAPPLYLSTTFERAADGSYPRGYIYTRHGNPNREALEEAMAALEGGAVAVAFASGSAAAFAVLQTLSPGDHVIAPRDLYHGLARLFREIATGWGISLSFVDLTDPLAVEAAIRSNTRMIWVETPSNPMLRITDIARVAAMAHAVGALCICDNTLATPVLQRPLALGADGVVHSATKYLGGHGDAMGGVVVLKEDSDFARRLREIQITGGAVLSPFESWLILRGLRTLPYRMRAHSENAMRVAAFLTRHPAVEAVHYPGLPGHPGHAVAARQMSMFGGMVSFQVRGGRDAAFQVAARVRLFTRATSFGGPESLIEHRASIEGPETTTPDNLLRLSIGLEHPDDLIEDLEQALGTLR
- a CDS encoding YbaB/EbfC family nucleoid-associated protein, yielding MAKGRLPSNPMQLLQQIQRLQEEMVKTKEALAQETLTVTAGGGAITVVITGDQRVRSIAIDPALLSSGDIEMLQDLLVAAINQAIEQSQTYAAERLNALAGQMGLSGML
- the dnaX gene encoding DNA polymerase III subunit gamma/tau; the encoded protein is MPFALYRKWRPRRFEEVVGQEHVTRTLRNALRLGRIAHAYLFAGPRGTGKTTTARLLAKAVNCLAESVEERPCDRCRICQAVNEGRLIDLIEIDAASNRGIDEIRDLRERVRFSPSEARYKVYVIDEAHMLTTEAFNALLKTLEEPPPHVIFVLATTEPHRIPATILSRCQRFDFRRLSTAEIAGRLEEIVATEGLRAEADALTWIARQATGSLRDAVTLLDQLAADEEPITVERVQRALGAGRWDLVGQIVEALGENETARGLMLIARAVEEGAHPQQLARQLVEHLRAVMWIQWGNTGALDLPAEQVAAAQRHAHALPPEALPRLIRLFTGAASDMRTAWPPQLALELAFIEATLACQQARAARVAPAPAPAPAPSVPAAGPSSPPPSSTAPAAGAGAGTLTLEALRERWASILKAVRAQSLPTEALLKSCALHGVEGNTVILAWPSELLRDKFQDPRTRAQALVEDILSHTFGFPVVIQNIVARKTRRSRPALEDPLIRRAVEDLGAQVEEE